The Cetobacterium sp. ZOR0034 DNA segment AGATGAAATAGAGATACCCAAATTGAGAAATTGTAAGAAAAATTTTATAGAAAGACTTGGTAAAAAAGGGGTATTTTTTATAGAGCAAGATAAAGAAAAGGTTTATTGTCCATTTTTTAATTGTATAATTTTTCAAAAAGATTCATTTAAGGTTAGCTTAAATTCAGAGTTTGTAGATTATTTAATAAATAAAGAGAAAGTTTTTAAATACTCATTAAGAGAAGCGCTGTTTTTAAAAAATATATTTTCAATTGAATTTTTTTATAAAGTGTTAAAAACAAATATTTTAAAAAATACATTAGATATTGATGTGGAAAAATTTAAGGAATTGATATCAATTGAAAGTTACTCGAGATTGTATGATTTAAAAAGATTTGTATTAACTCCATTAATTGAGGATATAAATAAAAATACAGATTTTAATATAGGATTTACAATGAAAAAGATAGAGGAGAATTGGAGTATAGTATTTAATATTCAAAACTCTAAAGTTGAAACATTGAAAATATATACAAAATTATTTTTAAAATTATATAAGAATCATGTAGTAGACAAAAAAAAGGTAGCGTATCTATTATTTGATGCTATGAGTTTACATAATTATGACTATGTAAAAGCTAAGGTATTATTCACTATAAAAAATAAAAAGAAGTATGGATTAAATTTTGATAGTTTATTAGAAGGGGTTTTATGTGATAAAATTGGAGAGTTTTATGTTTTGTTAAAAAGCAACGAAATCGAAGCTCAAAATATAGATGTTTTTAGAAAAATTGTCCATAGAGAGATTCATCCTCTTAATTTTCCAGAGATAAGTA contains these protein-coding regions:
- a CDS encoding replication initiation protein, whose protein sequence is MKNKYFLEFSSQLLKEEKIILKLLIEKYLKKEKLEFFLDEIEIPKLRNCKKNFIERLGKKGVFFIEQDKEKVYCPFFNCIIFQKDSFKVSLNSEFVDYLINKEKVFKYSLREALFLKNIFSIEFFYKVLKTNILKNTLDIDVEKFKELISIESYSRLYDLKRFVLTPLIEDINKNTDFNIGFTMKKIEENWSIVFNIQNSKVETLKIYTKLFLKLYKNHVVDKKKVAYLLFDAMSLHNYDYVKAKVLFTIKNKKKYGLNFDSLLEGVLCDKIGEFYVLLKSNEIEAQNIDVFRKIVHREIHPLNFPEISTLDYNTNLAKQLFSIKSEKPLEIISENLKLELLFNPTGNSKIDIYLKYRK